Proteins found in one Tissierellales bacterium genomic segment:
- a CDS encoding helix-turn-helix domain-containing protein, with amino-acid sequence MYDKGIFLTKGSIDKVAERLQVSRVTIYSYLDEIKKKKHNNAK; translated from the coding sequence ATGTATGACAAAGGGATATTTCTTACAAAAGGATCTATAGATAAAGTTGCAGAAAGGCTTCAAGTTTCTAGAGTTACGATATATTCTTATTTAGATGAAATAAAGAAGAAAAAACATAATAACGCCAAATAA